A window of the Candidatus Korarchaeota archaeon NZ13-K genome harbors these coding sequences:
- a CDS encoding ferrous iron transport protein A has product MGQPVPLSSLRPRERGRVVSIAGGWGAARRLMEMGILPGEVVEVLSNSFGPIVIRVKGVTFALGRGLASRVLVEVVD; this is encoded by the coding sequence TTGGGTCAGCCCGTCCCCCTTTCCAGCCTGAGGCCCAGGGAGAGAGGAAGGGTGGTCTCGATAGCCGGCGGCTGGGGAGCTGCCAGGAGGCTCATGGAGATGGGGATTTTGCCCGGGGAGGTGGTGGAGGTGCTCTCCAACTCCTTCGGTCCCATTGTGATAAGGGTGAAAGGCGTCACGTTCGCCCTGGGCAGGGGGCTGGCCTCTAGGGTCCTAGTAGAGGTGGTGGATTGA
- a CDS encoding ATP-dependent helicase has product MRVRVAGRVFERSVSDSIFDEVRERLRRICRFDPSGAVWVLDPRRAICGDTSILSDVFGVPEELIMDEILRYSEEIDERLRRMFERGKFAFLPCGEVREPFRLEEGLAVLDLSEIKRMLSELGPLGAYDRLTGSINGYYLDELLERVKGMLSVKKEVILRDGGRGMVLEIPYQDEGLLRDLESISTVKYYVKTLREVRVQEIRVLRRTGRGFEAPYFAHHWIVRMASRNGFSVRDEISWPEEEIHPVKSFSLYDFQEEAVRRWEENGRFGTVVMPTGAGKTYVGLEAIFRTSRSTLVCVVTEEMVGQWVQLIRERLSVNPGVFSGRRKELRPVTVGIYNSVAKHIDSLFDRFSLVVFDEVHHVPASTFKEVAFRSKARYRLGLSATPERADGNDHLIFLTAGDIVYKISFQELLSRGFLAPVRHHLVYVDLSEEERRRMERELRFARDEEERRMIEKRYALKAAGKIGEVLRIMEEVRDRKVLIFTEYIDQAEEVYKELRRRGYRVELMIGKTSNRAEIFERFRRGEINVIVTTRVLDEGIDVPDADVAIIVSGSGSRRQMAQRVGRVVRGAPGKVADVYEIVTRGTIEERLSRGRRRGLALLRERLYKS; this is encoded by the coding sequence TTGAGGGTCAGGGTGGCCGGCAGGGTATTCGAGAGGTCCGTGTCCGATTCCATCTTCGATGAGGTGAGGGAGAGGCTCAGGAGGATCTGCAGGTTCGACCCCTCCGGGGCGGTCTGGGTCCTAGATCCGAGGAGGGCCATCTGCGGCGATACAAGCATCCTCTCCGATGTCTTCGGGGTGCCGGAGGAGCTCATAATGGATGAGATCCTGAGATACAGTGAGGAGATTGATGAGAGGCTGAGGAGGATGTTCGAAAGGGGGAAGTTCGCCTTCCTACCTTGCGGCGAGGTCAGGGAGCCTTTCAGGCTCGAGGAGGGGCTGGCGGTCCTGGACCTGAGCGAGATCAAAAGGATGCTCTCCGAGCTCGGTCCCCTTGGGGCCTACGACAGGCTGACAGGCTCGATAAACGGCTACTATCTAGATGAGCTCCTCGAGAGGGTGAAGGGGATGCTCTCTGTCAAGAAGGAGGTGATCCTGAGGGATGGTGGGAGGGGAATGGTCCTGGAGATCCCTTATCAGGATGAAGGCCTGCTCAGGGACCTGGAGAGCATATCCACAGTAAAGTACTACGTGAAGACCCTCAGGGAGGTCAGGGTTCAGGAGATAAGAGTTCTGAGGAGGACCGGCAGGGGGTTCGAGGCCCCCTACTTCGCCCATCACTGGATCGTCAGGATGGCAAGCAGGAACGGGTTCTCCGTGAGGGATGAGATCAGCTGGCCGGAGGAGGAGATCCATCCAGTGAAGTCCTTCTCCCTCTACGACTTTCAGGAGGAGGCCGTCAGGAGGTGGGAGGAGAACGGGAGGTTCGGAACAGTTGTAATGCCGACGGGAGCCGGGAAGACCTATGTGGGGCTCGAGGCAATATTCAGGACCTCCAGGAGCACCCTGGTATGCGTGGTCACCGAGGAGATGGTGGGCCAGTGGGTTCAGCTGATCAGGGAGAGACTTTCCGTTAATCCCGGGGTCTTCTCCGGGAGGAGGAAGGAGCTGAGACCAGTTACAGTTGGAATATACAACTCGGTGGCCAAGCACATAGACTCTCTTTTCGATAGATTCTCGCTTGTTGTATTCGATGAGGTGCACCACGTGCCCGCCTCCACTTTCAAGGAGGTGGCCTTCAGGTCGAAGGCGAGGTACAGGCTGGGGCTCTCAGCGACGCCCGAGAGGGCGGACGGGAACGATCACCTTATATTCCTGACTGCTGGCGACATAGTGTACAAGATAAGCTTTCAGGAGCTACTTTCCAGGGGTTTCCTCGCCCCGGTGAGGCATCACCTCGTCTACGTCGATCTGAGTGAGGAGGAGAGAAGGAGGATGGAGAGGGAGCTCAGGTTCGCCAGGGATGAGGAGGAGAGGAGGATGATCGAGAAGAGGTACGCCCTGAAGGCAGCTGGTAAGATAGGGGAGGTCCTGAGGATAATGGAGGAGGTCAGGGATAGGAAGGTGTTGATATTCACGGAGTACATAGACCAGGCCGAGGAGGTCTACAAGGAGCTGAGGAGGAGGGGGTACAGGGTTGAGCTCATGATAGGGAAGACCTCAAACAGGGCGGAGATATTCGAGAGGTTCAGGAGGGGGGAGATCAACGTGATAGTGACAACCAGGGTCCTGGATGAGGGGATAGATGTTCCTGATGCGGATGTTGCAATCATAGTTAGCGGATCAGGCTCCAGGAGGCAGATGGCCCAGAGGGTCGGCAGGGTCGTCAGGGGGGCCCCGGGGAAGGTGGCGGATGTTTACGAGATAGTGACAAGGGGGACAATCGAGGAGAGGCTCTCCAGGGGCAGGAGGAGGGGCCTGGCCCTCCTGAGGGAACGCTTATATAAAAGTTAG
- a CDS encoding elongation factor 1-alpha, whose amino-acid sequence MERLVTQLNYRLNEGGGEAFYELGLTDDGMPVGLTDEEASESLRVMEEVTGRLGAKFIIVRKERASRGYVYELLIRRSLEVPPIQVSVALLGNVDAGKSTLKGVLISGTLDDGDGLAMSQVARYLHELKYRRSSSVSHHIIGFDDSGNSVNDELRHYDEAEIYLRSSKVITLIDLAGHERYLRTTLKGVMGSLPDYAALVVAANAGPIGSFREHLGISVVLGIPTFLVVTKVDITPEDVLRRNLESLISVLKLPGVNKVPLLVRDENDCALAARNMPHGRVAPIFLISNVTGEGLPLLKRFMNMLPQRVNWAERQNGEFICYVDDKFNVPGVGLVLSGLVESGLISAGQRALLGPFDDGSFRVVRVKSIQVNRVSVERALAGQFATFAITNADYDEVRKGMVLLDMNSKPKAVRMFRARIRVLHHPTTIKAGYEPVIHLKTIRQPAKLIEASKPYLRTGDVAEATFKFILRPEYVTLGSPFVFREGRTKGIGEIVAIVE is encoded by the coding sequence GTGGAGAGGCTAGTGACCCAGCTCAACTACAGGCTCAACGAGGGGGGAGGCGAGGCCTTCTACGAGCTCGGCCTGACGGACGATGGGATGCCAGTGGGCCTGACGGATGAGGAGGCATCTGAGTCCCTGAGGGTCATGGAGGAGGTGACCGGAAGGCTGGGAGCCAAGTTCATCATCGTAAGGAAGGAAAGGGCATCAAGAGGTTACGTTTACGAGCTACTGATAAGGAGGAGCCTGGAAGTCCCTCCCATACAGGTGTCAGTGGCCCTCCTCGGGAACGTGGATGCCGGGAAGTCCACCCTGAAGGGTGTCCTGATCTCCGGGACCCTAGATGATGGCGACGGCCTGGCAATGAGCCAGGTCGCCAGGTACCTTCACGAGCTCAAGTACAGGAGGTCCTCATCCGTGAGCCACCACATAATTGGCTTCGACGACTCCGGGAACTCGGTCAACGATGAGCTCAGGCATTATGACGAGGCGGAGATATACCTCAGGTCCTCCAAGGTGATCACTCTGATAGACCTCGCCGGTCACGAGAGGTACCTCAGGACCACCCTCAAGGGGGTCATGGGATCCCTCCCGGACTACGCGGCCCTGGTGGTCGCAGCTAACGCGGGCCCCATAGGGAGCTTCAGGGAGCACCTGGGCATATCAGTCGTCCTGGGAATACCGACCTTCCTAGTGGTGACGAAGGTGGACATAACGCCAGAGGACGTGCTCAGGAGGAACCTAGAGAGTCTGATCAGTGTCCTCAAGCTTCCGGGCGTTAACAAGGTCCCGCTTCTGGTGAGGGACGAGAACGACTGCGCCTTGGCTGCCAGGAACATGCCCCATGGGAGGGTCGCGCCCATATTCCTGATCTCAAACGTCACGGGTGAGGGCCTGCCCCTCCTCAAGAGGTTCATGAACATGCTGCCCCAGAGGGTGAACTGGGCTGAGAGGCAGAACGGTGAGTTCATCTGCTACGTCGATGACAAGTTCAACGTGCCCGGGGTGGGGCTCGTCCTCTCCGGTCTGGTGGAGTCGGGCCTCATATCAGCTGGCCAGAGGGCGCTCCTCGGCCCCTTCGATGACGGCTCCTTCAGGGTGGTCAGGGTGAAGTCCATCCAGGTCAACAGGGTGAGCGTGGAGAGAGCTCTTGCAGGCCAGTTCGCCACATTCGCGATTACTAATGCTGACTACGATGAGGTGAGGAAGGGGATGGTCCTACTAGATATGAACTCCAAGCCTAAGGCCGTGAGGATGTTCAGGGCCCGCATAAGGGTGCTCCACCACCCGACGACGATAAAAGCGGGTTACGAGCCCGTTATACACCTTAAGACCATAAGGCAGCCAGCTAAGCTCATTGAGGCGTCTAAGCCGTACCTCAGGACAGGAGATGTCGCGGAGGCCACCTTCAAGTTCATCCTTAGGCCGGAGTACGTGACCTTGGGAAGTCCTTTCGTCTTCAGAGAGGGGAGGACCAAGGGGATAGGGGAGATAGTGGCAATAGTGGAGTAG
- a CDS encoding D-glycerate dehydrogenase — MQPRVFITREIPERGLSRIREHFEVDLWRDEAPPPKSVILERVKEADALVSLLTDPIDAEVYDAAPRLRIIAQYAVGYDNIDVGEATRRGIYVTNTPGVLTETTADFAFALLMAAARRVVEADRYVREGRWRVAWHPMMMLGHDVHGRTLGIVGLGRIGAAMARRAKGFGMRVLYYDSIRREDLERELGVEYVPLERLLEESDFVSLHVPLTPETYHLIGEEQLRRMKPTAILVNTSRGKVVDQRALYRALKEGWIAGAGLDVFEQEPIPPDDPLLKLENVVLAPHAASASHETRSRMAEIVAENLIAFKRGEVPPNLVNPDVVRVRPPGF, encoded by the coding sequence ATGCAGCCCAGGGTCTTCATAACGAGGGAGATACCCGAGAGGGGGCTCTCGAGGATAAGGGAGCACTTCGAGGTCGACCTATGGAGAGATGAGGCTCCTCCGCCCAAGAGCGTCATACTGGAGAGGGTGAAGGAAGCTGATGCCCTGGTTTCCCTGCTCACCGACCCGATAGATGCTGAGGTATACGATGCCGCCCCCAGGCTGAGGATAATCGCCCAGTACGCCGTGGGCTACGACAACATAGACGTCGGTGAGGCCACGAGGAGGGGGATATACGTGACGAACACGCCGGGCGTGCTCACGGAGACCACAGCGGATTTCGCATTCGCCCTCCTTATGGCTGCAGCTAGGCGCGTGGTGGAGGCGGACAGGTACGTCAGGGAGGGGAGGTGGAGGGTCGCCTGGCATCCCATGATGATGCTGGGCCACGACGTGCACGGCAGAACACTTGGAATAGTGGGCCTCGGGAGGATAGGCGCGGCCATGGCCAGGAGGGCCAAGGGGTTCGGTATGAGGGTCCTCTACTACGATTCCATAAGGAGGGAGGACCTGGAGAGGGAGCTAGGGGTGGAGTACGTCCCCCTGGAGAGGCTACTGGAGGAGTCGGATTTCGTCTCACTCCACGTCCCCCTGACGCCGGAGACATACCACCTCATAGGGGAGGAGCAGCTGAGGAGGATGAAGCCCACGGCCATACTGGTGAACACATCCAGGGGGAAGGTGGTGGATCAGAGGGCCCTTTACAGGGCGCTGAAGGAGGGATGGATAGCCGGAGCCGGCCTGGACGTATTCGAGCAGGAGCCGATACCGCCGGATGATCCCCTCCTTAAGCTGGAGAACGTGGTGCTTGCGCCCCATGCCGCGAGCGCCAGCCACGAGACGAGATCGAGGATGGCCGAGATCGTGGCGGAGAACCTCATAGCCTTCAAGAGGGGGGAGGTTCCCCCGAACCTCGTAAATCCAGATGTAGTGAGGGTGAGGCCCCCAGGCTTCTGA